DNA from Verrucomicrobiota bacterium:
GGAACGGAGCGTACCAATCACCCTGCGCGCAGGCTCTTTTCGGAGAGACCCCTCCACGCTCGCTTGCAGAACTGGCCCAACGTTACGGCGAACAATTCGCTCAGGCTGATCGGGCGTGGCAGCAACTGAAGTCTTCCACGAACGGCGCGAAGGCGGACAAACTCTCAGATCCGGTGCAGGAGTCCTTCCGGCAGATTCTCTATGCCCCCAAAGGGCCGTTCGAGCTGCCGAAGAATGCGGAGAGCGGTTTCACGACCAATCAGGCGGCCGAACTCAAAGAGGCTCGCGCGGCGTTGAAATCCTTCGAACAAAGCTTGCCCGTGTTGCCCGAAGCCATGGCGGTCTCGGATGGCGCCGTGCAAAACCTTCGCGTGCACATTCGGGGCAGTTATTTGAGCCAGGGCGATTTGGCGCCGCGCGGTTTTCTCTCTTCCATCCGCGCGCCGACCGGTCCGGCGATCTCCACGAACGACAGCGGACGCCTCCATCTCGCCAAATGGCTGACCGACCCCGATCATCCGCTAACCGCGCGGATCATGGTGAACCGCATCTGGCACGGACATTTCGGCGAGGGTCTGGTGCGGTCACCGGACAACTTCGGCACACTGGGCGAAAAGCCGACGCATCCGGAGTTGCTCGACTGGCTGGCGCGCTGGTTCGTCGAATCCGGCTGGAGTGTAAAGGCGATGCATCGGCTCGTCATGAATTCGGCGGTGTACCAGCAAGCGGGGCAAGGGGGAGTGGTCAGTGGTCAGTGGCCGGTGGCCAGTGATCAGTATTTAGTGATCAGTAATCGGTATTCAGTCAGTCGGTCCGCACCGGCTCAGCCGGCTGATCACTGGAAACTGAATACTGATTACTCACGCACAACCGGGATTGATTGGCGCTCACTGAATACTGATCACGGGTTACTGAATGGGGATTACCCCCGTCGCCTCGCGACGCTCGACCCCGAAAACCGACTTCTCAGCCATTTCCCACGCCGCCGCCTTGAAGCCGAAGCGATTCGAGACTCTATTCTCTACGTCAGCGGCGGTCTGGACTTGAAAATGGGTGGGTCGCTCTTGACGGTCTCGAATCGCGCGTACGTCACCAGCACTGCCAGCAAGCTTGACAGCGCACTCTTCGTTCAGCCACTCCGTTCAGTTTATTTGCCTGTGATTCGCAGCGCGCTCTACAACGTTTTCCAGATTTTCGACTTTGCCGATCCGAGCACGCTCAACGGCCATCGCGATCAGACGACGGTCGCGCCGCAGGCGCTGTTCATGATGAACAGCAAACTGGTCGCCGACGCTTCCCGGCGGCTGGCTGATACGTTGCTGGCGTATTCCGCCGGTGAAGGTGGGACGAGCGTCCTCGCGAGCCAATCGCCATCGACGCATGGCTCGGCAGGAGCCTCGCTCCACCAACCTTTACCAAGGGATTACTTGCTGGCCGGGAATTTACGCGACGATTCGGCGCGGCTGGAGAAACTCTATCGCACCGCCTTGAGCCGATCTCCGACCGAACCGGAACGGACCGCGGCGCTGAAGTATCTGGATCGGTACGCGGCGAAATCGGCCGATCGGGGAGTGTCGTCCGAGACAAGCCGCGTCAATGCCTGGCAAAGTCTCGCCCGGGTCGTGCTGGCATCGAACGAGTTTATTTATGTGGAGTAAACCGCCAATGAAACCCACCCCTTCGCCCCTCCCAGGAGGGGAAACATGCAACTGGCGCAGGAAACTCTGCTCCCCTCCCGGGAGGGGAAGGGGTGGGTTCACGGTTACTGCTCCTGTCACCAAGCAAAGCAGTCACTCATGAAACCCTGCGGCTGTCACCAATTCACACCGGTCTTCACGCGCCGCGAGATGTTGCGCGTCTCTGCGGCTGGCTTCGGCTATCTGGCCCTCGCGAGTTTGCTTGGCGAACAACGCCTCAGCGCGGCGAACGCTCCCACGCTCCCACGCTCCCACGCTCCGACGAACCCTCTCGCTCCCCAGGCGCCGCTCTTCCCGGCCCGCGCCCGGCGCGTCATCTTCTTGTTCATGCATGGTGGGCCGTCGCAGGTCGATACCTTCGATTACAAGCCGCTGCTGGAGCGCGACCACGGCAAGCCGCTGCCATTTCCCAAGCCGCGCGTCTTCTCGTCACAGACGAGCCACTTGCTAAAGTCGCCCTGGAAATTCCGCCAACACGGCCAGGGCGGCGCGTGGGCCAGCGAACTGTTTCCGAATGTGGCGCGGTGTGCCGACGAGATTTGTTTCCTCAGAGGCATGCACGGATCGAACTCGCGCCACGGCGGCGCGCTGCTGGAATTGCACACGGGCAGCGACACCTTCGTTCGGCCCAGCCTGGGTTCGTGGGTGAGCTATGGGCTCGGCACCGAGAACCGCGATCTCCCCAGCTTCATCACGATTTGTCCGACGTTATCGCACGGGGGCGTGAATGCCTATAGCTCGGCCTTCTTGCCGGCGATTCACCAGGCAACGGCGCTGGGCAACGCGGGCACACCATCGGCTCAAGCGCAAATTCCGTTCATCAAAAACGCCAACGACACGCCGCTCGATCTCCAGCGGCTCGAACTCGATCTGTTGCGCGAAATGAACGAGCGAAGGCTTGCGGACACCGGCCCGGATTCGGCCCTGGAAGCGCGAATCAATTCGTTCGAACTTGCGTTCCGCATGCAAATGGCTGCCCCGGAACTTCAGGACCTCCGCGGCGAAAGCGAGGCCACGAAAAAGCTCTACGGCCTGGACGATCCGGTGACGGCGAATTTCGGGCGGCAATGCCTGATGGCGCGGCGCT
Protein-coding regions in this window:
- a CDS encoding DUF1549 domain-containing protein — its product is MKILRLTWIAVQGDIYRLGFVSLERSIQIALVSLFATSLSPLAAESNAQPHWAFQPIENPSAPVVKNITWPRTAIDRFTLAKLEEHGLHPASPADKRTLLRRATFDLIGLPPRPDEVDAFLADKSSDAFARVIERLLASPRYGERWGRHWLDVARYADSNGMDENLAYASAWRYRDYVIAAFNTDKPYDQFILEQLAGDLLPPAGATRDYERIIATGFLTIGPKMLAEDDPVKMEMDIVDEQLDTASRAFMGLTVGCARCHDHKYDPVPARDYYALAGIFKSTHTMDNFKVVARWQERPLGRPEEIERLAAHRKRIDEQQRRVNGLIAEANTQLLREARSRAAEYLLAATEPRLREQRTKVTNESTPGASTNAALGPEFLKQWAAYLEKTEKDTNSALKLWHEWVARAQAERSGESKSPGVGDAHLPLTPALSLGEREKGILSSTPAQTTPGPSLLSSQAGKSEKLPESTDTRSAADGDSLSPRERAGVRGNGAYQSPCAQALFGETPPRSLAELAQRYGEQFAQADRAWQQLKSSTNGAKADKLSDPVQESFRQILYAPKGPFELPKNAESGFTTNQAAELKEARAALKSFEQSLPVLPEAMAVSDGAVQNLRVHIRGSYLSQGDLAPRGFLSSIRAPTGPAISTNDSGRLHLAKWLTDPDHPLTARIMVNRIWHGHFGEGLVRSPDNFGTLGEKPTHPELLDWLARWFVESGWSVKAMHRLVMNSAVYQQAGQGGVVSGQWPVASDQYLVISNRYSVSRSAPAQPADHWKLNTDYSRTTGIDWRSLNTDHGLLNGDYPRRLATLDPENRLLSHFPRRRLEAEAIRDSILYVSGGLDLKMGGSLLTVSNRAYVTSTASKLDSALFVQPLRSVYLPVIRSALYNVFQIFDFADPSTLNGHRDQTTVAPQALFMMNSKLVADASRRLADTLLAYSAGEGGTSVLASQSPSTHGSAGASLHQPLPRDYLLAGNLRDDSARLEKLYRTALSRSPTEPERTAALKYLDRYAAKSADRGVSSETSRVNAWQSLARVVLASNEFIYVE
- a CDS encoding DUF1501 domain-containing protein encodes the protein MLRVSAAGFGYLALASLLGEQRLSAANAPTLPRSHAPTNPLAPQAPLFPARARRVIFLFMHGGPSQVDTFDYKPLLERDHGKPLPFPKPRVFSSQTSHLLKSPWKFRQHGQGGAWASELFPNVARCADEICFLRGMHGSNSRHGGALLELHTGSDTFVRPSLGSWVSYGLGTENRDLPSFITICPTLSHGGVNAYSSAFLPAIHQATALGNAGTPSAQAQIPFIKNANDTPLDLQRLELDLLREMNERRLADTGPDSALEARINSFELAFRMQMAAPELQDLRGESEATKKLYGLDDPVTANFGRQCLMARRFAEAGVRFVQATHSYKWDQHSDLTRDHAKNAREVDQPIAALLIDLKARGLLDDTLVLWGGEFGRTPVTELNGDGRDHNPHGYTMWLAGGGVKRGFSFGETDDYGYFAAKDKVHVHDLHATLLALLGLDHEKLTYRYAGRDFRLTDVHGRVVKEVLA